One window of Brachybacterium ginsengisoli genomic DNA carries:
- a CDS encoding S-ribosylhomocysteine lyase, translating into MTEQPRMNVESFNLDHRTVAAPYVRIADRKELPGGDVLTKFDVRFTQPNVAHLESETVHSLEHMMAEHMRNHSEDVLDVSPMGCRTGFYVLLVGDHTAESFAPVLEATLRDLIAADEVPAANEVQCGWGAHHTLEGAQAAAREFLDQRDAWGQVTAS; encoded by the coding sequence ATGACCGAGCAGCCCCGCATGAACGTCGAGAGCTTCAACCTCGACCACCGCACCGTCGCCGCGCCCTACGTGCGCATCGCCGACCGCAAGGAGCTGCCCGGCGGCGACGTGCTCACGAAGTTCGACGTGCGCTTCACCCAGCCCAACGTCGCGCACCTGGAGTCCGAGACGGTCCACTCGCTCGAGCACATGATGGCCGAGCACATGCGGAACCACTCCGAGGACGTCCTGGACGTCTCGCCGATGGGCTGCCGCACGGGCTTCTATGTGCTGCTGGTCGGCGACCACACCGCGGAGAGCTTCGCCCCGGTCCTCGAGGCGACCCTGCGCGACCTGATCGCGGCCGACGAGGTCCCCGCGGCCAACGAGGTCCAGTGCGGCTGGGGAGCCCACCACACCCTCGAGGGAGCGCAGGCCGCCGCACGCGAGTTCCTCGACCAGCGGGACGCCTGGGGTCAGGTCACCGCGAGCTGA
- the malQ gene encoding 4-alpha-glucanotransferase, which translates to MDPDSSALRDLARDLGVSTRYWGWDGAQKDVADDTLHAILAALGTPVQGEEDITAVRLERERSPWSRTLPPVTVMREDVATTVPVHVDHGTAVQLHLLLEDGGRRDLEQAEDNTPPFDLDGTLRGRARFHLPAALPLGWHRLVAESEQGPAEADLVVTPSRLTVHEQYAAKRAFGLQAQLYSVRSERSWGLGDLADLRDLAAIGGARHGADFLLVNPLHASYPTPPVEPSPYLPVTRRFTGALYLRIEDVPEHRELTDFARQRVALLRERVAGWNDRVDRLERDEVLAAKLEALEELYAVPLTAGRRALLDAYRTREGQGLEDFALWCAIAESVRGTADEPRLRDLDETFLEQARQELADRVDFHVRTQWLLDEQLAAAQAAALSAGMRIGIMHDLAVGVEQVGADAWRLREVLAEGVGVGAPADQYNQQGQNWHQPPWHPERLREASYRPWRDMLRTLMRHAGALRIDHVLGLFRLWWIPEGHEASDGAYVSYDHEAMIGILALEAQRSGTLVIGEDLGTFEPWVRDHLVDRGILGTSILWFEADREGAPLVPEDYRTLCMASVNTHDLPPTAGYLAGDHVALRHELGLLERDLTEELAADAAGRESVLDLLRAEGLLEAGADIEQTVLALHRHLARTPSLLLGVSLVDCVGERRIQNQPGTDEEYPNWRIPLADAAGAPVSIDDIATDQRTARLLAAVREGISSR; encoded by the coding sequence ATGGACCCGGATTCCTCAGCGTTGCGTGATCTCGCCCGCGACCTCGGCGTCAGCACCCGGTACTGGGGCTGGGACGGCGCACAGAAGGATGTCGCCGATGACACCCTCCATGCGATCCTCGCCGCCCTCGGCACCCCGGTGCAGGGCGAGGAGGACATCACCGCGGTCCGTCTCGAGCGCGAGCGCTCCCCGTGGTCCCGCACCCTGCCGCCGGTCACCGTGATGCGGGAGGACGTCGCGACCACCGTGCCGGTCCACGTCGACCACGGCACGGCTGTGCAGCTGCACCTGCTGCTCGAGGACGGCGGACGGCGGGACCTCGAGCAGGCGGAGGACAACACCCCGCCCTTCGACCTCGACGGGACGCTGCGCGGGCGCGCCCGCTTCCATCTCCCCGCCGCTCTCCCGCTGGGATGGCACCGGCTGGTGGCCGAGAGCGAGCAGGGCCCGGCCGAGGCAGACCTGGTGGTGACCCCCTCCCGCCTCACCGTCCACGAGCAGTACGCCGCGAAGCGGGCCTTCGGGCTCCAGGCGCAGCTCTACTCGGTCCGCTCCGAGCGCTCCTGGGGCCTCGGCGATCTCGCCGACCTGCGCGATCTCGCCGCGATCGGCGGCGCCCGCCACGGCGCGGACTTCCTCCTGGTCAACCCGTTGCACGCCTCCTACCCGACCCCTCCGGTCGAGCCCTCCCCCTATCTTCCGGTCACGCGCCGGTTCACCGGTGCGCTGTACCTGCGCATCGAGGACGTCCCCGAGCATCGCGAGCTCACCGACTTCGCCCGCCAGCGCGTCGCGCTCCTGCGCGAGCGGGTCGCCGGCTGGAACGACCGGGTGGACCGCCTGGAGCGGGACGAGGTGCTGGCGGCCAAGCTGGAGGCGCTCGAGGAGCTGTACGCGGTGCCGCTGACGGCAGGGCGCCGCGCCCTGCTGGACGCCTATCGCACCCGGGAGGGGCAGGGGCTCGAGGACTTCGCGCTGTGGTGCGCGATCGCGGAGTCTGTGCGGGGCACGGCCGACGAGCCCCGGCTGCGGGATCTCGACGAGACCTTCCTCGAACAGGCGCGCCAGGAGCTGGCGGACCGGGTGGACTTCCATGTCCGGACCCAGTGGCTGCTGGACGAGCAGCTGGCCGCCGCCCAGGCCGCGGCGCTGTCGGCCGGGATGCGGATCGGGATCATGCACGACCTCGCCGTGGGCGTGGAGCAGGTCGGCGCGGACGCCTGGCGACTGCGCGAGGTGCTCGCGGAGGGTGTGGGGGTCGGAGCTCCGGCCGACCAGTACAACCAGCAGGGCCAGAACTGGCACCAGCCGCCGTGGCACCCCGAGCGGCTGCGCGAGGCCTCCTACCGGCCGTGGCGGGACATGCTGCGCACGCTCATGCGCCATGCCGGCGCGCTGCGGATCGATCACGTGCTGGGGCTGTTCCGGCTCTGGTGGATCCCGGAGGGCCATGAGGCGTCCGACGGCGCCTACGTCTCCTACGACCACGAGGCGATGATCGGGATCCTGGCCCTCGAGGCGCAGCGTTCGGGCACCCTGGTGATCGGCGAGGACCTCGGCACCTTCGAGCCGTGGGTGCGCGACCACCTGGTGGACCGCGGGATCCTCGGCACCTCGATCCTGTGGTTCGAGGCCGACAGGGAGGGCGCTCCGCTGGTACCGGAGGACTACCGCACCCTGTGCATGGCCTCGGTGAACACCCACGACCTCCCGCCGACGGCCGGATACCTCGCGGGCGACCACGTGGCCCTCCGCCACGAGCTGGGCCTGCTCGAGCGGGATCTGACCGAGGAGCTCGCCGCCGACGCCGCCGGACGCGAGAGCGTGCTCGACCTGCTGCGCGCGGAAGGGCTGCTCGAGGCGGGGGCGGACATCGAGCAGACCGTGCTCGCCCTGCACCGCCATCTGGCGCGGACCCCGTCGCTGCTGCTGGGGGTCTCGCTCGTGGACTGCGTGGGCGAGCGGCGGATCCAGAACCAGCCGGGGACCGACGAGGAATACCCCAACTGGCGGATCCCGCTCGCTGACGCCGCCGGCGCTCCGGTGTCGATCGACGACATCGCGACCGACCAGCGCACCGCGCGCCTGCTGGCGGCGGTGCGCGAGGGGATCAGCTCGCGGTGA
- a CDS encoding LysR substrate-binding domain-containing protein: MDPTTLRVGFVPGVEPDRFMRRWKSGRREAWLELVPIPLSRQHEALAAGEVDMCFVRLPLTAEELHMVPLWEERAAIVVSGDDVLSLLDEVSAEDLEGETEIPAAHPDDAAERIAVAASGVGYTRVPLSLARLHHRKDAASRILRDAEPTRIALAWPRAADDPVRQEFVGVVRGRTSRSSR, from the coding sequence ATGGACCCCACCACCCTGCGCGTCGGCTTCGTCCCCGGCGTAGAGCCCGACCGTTTCATGCGCCGTTGGAAGTCGGGCCGACGGGAGGCCTGGCTCGAGCTGGTCCCGATTCCGCTCTCGCGCCAGCACGAGGCGCTCGCCGCCGGCGAGGTCGACATGTGCTTCGTGCGCCTGCCGCTGACCGCCGAGGAGCTGCACATGGTGCCGCTGTGGGAGGAGCGGGCCGCGATCGTGGTGAGCGGGGACGACGTGCTCAGCCTGCTCGACGAGGTCTCCGCGGAGGATCTCGAGGGCGAGACGGAGATCCCCGCCGCCCACCCGGACGACGCCGCGGAGCGCATCGCCGTCGCGGCCAGCGGGGTCGGCTACACCCGCGTCCCGCTCTCCCTGGCGCGCCTGCACCATCGCAAGGACGCCGCCTCCCGGATCCTCCGTGACGCCGAGCCCACCCGCATCGCCCTGGCCTGGCCCCGGGCGGCCGATGACCCGGTGCGCCAGGAGTTCGTCGGTGTCGTGCGCGGCCGCACCTCCCGTTCCAGCCGCTGA